From Nicotiana tabacum cultivar K326 chromosome 22, ASM71507v2, whole genome shotgun sequence, one genomic window encodes:
- the LOC107770796 gene encoding uncharacterized protein LOC107770796, producing MAARGISSGKQRNPRGFMTVLSSAACEWFLIFMLFLDTALSYLITKFASYYELQTPCMLCSRFDHVFGNKKTGCYRRLLCRNHKEEISFQVFCHVHGNLADVRAMCEECLVSFATENVLVKESDNLMMAKLGNKSFIPSSPGPWSCSCCHKTWRARSSAQRLLQLTSVGFGASKANVKPPLPRAPGRSRFSRRDSFKKIRDKISGPDSPRARTAGVDPLSHVGYTELKITSDSESEIQISDDDDGCSATRSKDDSRSEDNVRSGKGTTQKIGTEAATPENQVRQSSESRPSLLDQPMQLATSSGKNVCFRACDDFVGHGLAELDWENLSPKASPSVMPELVSLDNITQSHNILENHHTSGVISQPNIFLPRISDLSVLSELISATNLPSSSINIQETNLTEATDGGNNITVKDNAKAPIDLDDSAPSIPKQIQADISALSYGERKVSDRLGEPSAISDAGKAGEGMKSLPQLSTSEMDGIQTASHRNHDHGNDHQRSDASSSDGVRLRPKSTFVERDDSGNEPADGFSINEIEGESIVDRLKRQVEHERLRPKSAFVERDDSGNEPADGFSINEIEGESIVDRLKRQVEHDQRCINALYKELEEERSASAIAANQAMAMITRLQEEKASLHMEALQYLRMMEEQAEYDMEALERANDLLAEREKELQDLEAELELFRNNYTDELAAEDPGKEDKNQKGEKVMTENNSLDHIENKLSGSSDSKTAKISKNCDKPREFNDSICNFEDEKLRISQYLKNLEKKLFQVSGRQVSDNVSYNGYSERIEKDVDDQVKKKTADMRTTNSQQEESSSSMRNDFPKSNGGSTDKPADLGNGIVSEDKNNLDIKHKKVSSLGGEIDVAAIGNEISELNGRLQALENDCNFLMHAFNSLQNGHEGIQFIQEIAHRLQEIRKIEIKTR from the exons ATGGCTGCAAGAGGGATTTCATCTGGTAAACAGAGAAATCCGCGGGGATTTATGACAGTATTGTCTTCTGCGGCTTGTGAATGGTTCTTGATCTTTATGTTGTTTTTAGATACGGCATTGTCATACTTGATCACCAAATTTGCCAGTTACTATGAGTTGCAGACGCCATGTATGTTGTGCTCACGGTTTGATCACGTATTTGGAAACAAGAAAACTGGATGTTATAGGAGACTTTTGTGCAGAAACCATAAAGAGGagatatcatttcaagtgttttgTCATGTTCATGGTAATCTTGCTGATGTTCGTGCTATGTGTGAAGAATGCCTTGTTTCATTTGCTACTGAGAACGTACTTGTTAAAGAGTCGGATAATTTGATGATGGCTAAACTGGGGAATAAGAGTTTTATACCTAGTTCTCCTGGCCCGTGGAGCTGTTCTTGTTGTCACAAGACGTGGAGAGCTCGATCAAGTGCTCAAAGATTGCTCCAGCTAACTTCAGTTGGTTTTGGTGCTTCTAAGGCCAATGTCAAACCTCCTCTACCACGAGCACCAGGTCGTAGCCGTTTCAGCCGCCGTGatagctttaagaaaatcaggGATAAGATTTCTGGGCCAGACTCACCTAGGGCAAGGACTGCTGGTGTTGACCCTTTATCACATGTAGGATATACAGAGCTGAAGATTACTTCAGATTCTGAGTCTGAAATCCAGAtttctgatgatgatgacggATGTTCTGCTACTCGCAGTAAAGATGATTCTAGATCAGAAGACAATGTTCGAAGTGGCAAAGGAACAACACAGAAAATAGGAACTGAGGCTGCGACTCCAGAGAATCAGGTTCGACAATCATCTGAATCCAGGCCTTCTCTTTTGGATCAGCCAATGCAGCTGGCCACCAGCTCGGGCAAAAATGTGTGTTTTCGGGCATGTGATGATTTTGTAGGGCATGGCTTAGCAGAACTTGATTGGGAAAATCTTTCTCCTAAGGCCAGTCCTTCGGTAATGCCAGAGCTCGTTTCATTAGATAATATCACCCAGTCACACAACATTTTAGAAAATCATCACACATCAGGAGTGATTTCACAGCCGAACATTTTTCTCCCTCGTATCTCAGACCTCTCTGTACTGTCGGAGCTCATATCAGCAACCAATTTGCCTTCGTCCAGTATTAACATCCAAGAGACAA ATTTGACTGAAGCAACTGATGGAGGAAACAACATAACTGTGAAGGATAATGCGAAAGCTCCAATTGATTTAGATGACAGTGCTCCATCTATACCAAAGCAAATTCAAGCCGATATATCTGCTCTGAGCTACGGAGAGAGAAAAGTATCAGATAGGCTTGGAGAACCAAGTGCAATAAGTGATGCTGGAAAAGCTGGAGAAGGTATGAAGTCACTCCCCCAACTTTCTACTTCTGAGATGGATGGAATTCAAACTGCAAGTCATAGGAATCATGATCATGGCAATGACCACCAAAGAAGTGATGCCTCTAGCTCCGACGGGGTACGTCTGCGTCCAAAATCTACCTTCGTGGAGAGAGATGATTCTGGTAATGAACCAGCAGATGGATTCAGCATCAATGAAATTGAGGGCGAAAGTATTGTTGATAGGTTGAAACGACAAGTTGAACATGAACGTCTGCGTCCAAAATCTGCCTTCGTGGAGAGAGATGATTCTGGTAATGAACCAGCAGATGGATTCAGCATCAATGAAATTGAGGGCGAAAGTATTGTTGATAGGTTGAAACGACAAGTTGAACATGATCAGAGATGCATAAATGCTCTGTACAAGGAACTGGAGGAAGAAAGGAGTGCTTCAGCCATTGCTGCAAATCAGgcaatggctatgatcacaaggTTGCAAGAGGAGAAGGCATCACTTCATATGGAGGCTTTGCAATATTTAAGAATGATGGAAGAACAAGCCGAGTATGATATGGAGGCACTAGAAAGAGCTAACGATCTCCTTGCTGAAAGGGAGAAAGAGTTGCAAGATCTGGAAGCAGAATTAGAATTATTTAGGAATAATTATACAGATGAATTAGCAGCAGAGGATCCAGGCAAGGAGGATAAAAACCAGAAAGGGGAAAAAGTAATGACTGAAAATAATAGTCTAGATCATATTGAGAACAAGCTCAGTGGCAGTTCAGATTCCAAAACTGCTAAAATATCCAAAAACTGTGATAAACCTAGAGAGTTTAACGATTCAATATGTAACTTCGAGGATGAAAAGCTCCGCATTTCACAATATCTGAAGAACTTGGAGAAAAAGCTTTTTCAAGTTTCTGGCAGACAGGTCTCAGATAATGTTTCTTATAATGGATATTCAGAAAGGATAGAGAAAGATGTTGATGATCAAGTCAAGAAAAAAACTGCTGATATGAGAACTACTAATTCCCAACAGGAGGAGAGTTCTTCATCCATGCGCAATGATTTTCCAAAATCAAATGGAGGCTCCACTGACAAGCCTGCTGATTTAGGCAATGGTATTGTTAGTGAAGATAAGAATAATTTGGACATTAAGCATAAAAAAGTTTCCTCTCTTGGAGGTGAAATTGATGTAGCTGCTATTGGGAATGAAATTTCAGAGCTTAATGGGAGGTTACAAGCACTTGAGAATGACTGTAATTTCCTCATGCATGCTTTTAACTCGCTCCAGAATGGACATGAGGGGATACAGTTTATTCAGGAAATAGCTCATCGGCTGCAAGAAATACGGAAAATTGAGATTAAGACGAGATGA